In one window of Ovis aries strain OAR_USU_Benz2616 breed Rambouillet chromosome 3, ARS-UI_Ramb_v3.0, whole genome shotgun sequence DNA:
- the CDK9 gene encoding cyclin-dependent kinase 9, whose protein sequence is MAKQYDSVECPFCDEVTKYEKLAKIGQGTFGEVFKAKHRKTGQKVALKKVLMENEKEGFPITALREIKILQLLKHENVVNLIEICRTKASPYNRCKGSIYLVFDFCEHDLAGLLSNVLVKFTLSEIKRVMQMLLNGLYYIHRNKILHRDMKAANVLITRDGVLKLADFGLARAFSLAKNSQPNRYTNRVVTLWYRPPELLLGERDYGPPIDLWGAGCIMAEMWTRSPIMQGNTEQHQLALISQLCGSITPEVWPNVDKYELFEKVELVKGQKRKVKDRLKAYVRDPYALDLIDKLLVLDPAQRIDSDDALNHDFFWSDPMPSDLKGMLSTHLTSMFEYLAPPRRKGSQITQQSTNQSRNPATTNQTEFERVF, encoded by the exons ATGGCAAAGCAGTACGACTCGGTGGAGTGCCCTTTTTGTGATGAGGTGACCAAATATGAGAAGCTCGCTAAAATCGGCCAAGGCACCTTCGG GGAGGTGTTTAAGGCAAAGCACCGCAAGACCGGCCAAAAGGTGGCCCTGAAGAAGGTACTGATGGAGAACGAGAAAGAGGGG TTCCCCATTACAGCATTGCGGGAGATCAAGATCCTCCAGCTTCTAAAACACGAGAATGTGGTCAACTTGATTGAGATCTGTCGAACCAAAG CTTCCCCCTATAACCGCTGCAAAGGCAGTATATACCTGGTGTTTGACTTCTGCGAGCATGATCTTGCTGGGCTACTGAGCAACGTCTTAGTCAAGTTCACACTATCTGAGATCAAGAGGGTCATGCAGATGTTGCTTAACGGCCTCTACTACATCCACAGGAACAAG ATCCTGCACCGGGACATGAAGGCGGCTAACGTGCTCATCACCCGCGATGGGGTTCTGAAGCTGGCGGACTTTGGGTTGGCCCGGGCCTTCAGCCTGGCCAAGAACAGCCAGCCCAACCGCTACACCAACCGTGTGGTGACCCTCTGGTACCGGCCCCCAGAGCTGTTGCTCG GGGAGCGGGACTACGGCCCCCCCATTGATCTGTGGGGTGCTGGGTGCATCATGGCGGAGATGTGGACCCGCAGCCCCATCATGCAGGGCAACACGGAGCAGCACCAGCTCGCCCTCATCAGCCAGCTCTGCGGCTCCATCACCCCCGAG GTGTGGCCAAATGTGGACAAGTACGAGCTGTTTGAGAAAGTGGAGCTGGTCAAGGGCCAGAAGCGGAAGGTGAAGGACAGGCTGAAGGCCTACGTGCGAGACCCCTACGCGCTGGACCTCATCGACAAGCTGCTGGTGCTGGACCCCGCCCAGCGCATCGACAGTGACGACGCCCTCAACCACGACTTCTTCTGGTCCGACCCCATGCCCTCGGACCTCAAGGGCATGCTCTCCACCCACCTGACATCCATGTTCGAGTACCTGGCACCTCCACGCCGGAAGGGCAGCCAGATCACCCAGCAGTCAACCAACCAGAGCCGGAATCCTGCCACCACCAACCAGACGGAGTTTGAGCGCGTCTTCTGA